The Vanessa cardui chromosome 2, ilVanCard2.1, whole genome shotgun sequence genome contains the following window.
ttgactATAATTTTCACTTCAGTTAACATTTTATGATTAAtgtaataagaattatatttttatgtttttttaaaattacttattaatattatttttaataaaataattaccagCAATGTAATTTAGTCCTTGACAATAACCGACAACCCTGTTGTTGTGTGCGTAAGCTATGAGCACATTAAACAGATGAGCCTGATGGTTTGCTTCCTTGGTGAAATATATGTTATCAGGAAATGTACGTGGTAGATCAGTTTTTACAATATCAACTAATTCTTTTTCGAAGGGACTGTCTAAGATCTTTTGATATAAATCAGGGCTCTGTTCTTTCATTTTATCTGCCTCAGAAATAGCCATCCACACTGAAGGCCGGTGCTCACCTGAAATTGATTagatatgtaaatttttattgtgtTGCTGTACATTAAGAGACAAGAAATATTACTGAAATGAATTAGCTACTATTAACATAAAACATCCTCATTTAACAATGCATATTGTGAATATTCCATGAATGCTATACTCATCAATACAATTTAGATGTGTATTCAAGATAAGATAAAActgattgtattataaatgaatagttGTACATTACAGACAGactcaaattaaaaatggtttaatttgtattgtacatacaaaatattatgtaatgttttcgtaattttattgtaattagtgATTTAGTAATTTACGACATATAGACTTAACTATTTATGCATGGGAGAAATATGGTTTATTTGTGGGCAGcatttgtacataaaaatatttctttcttatgacattatttttactacatattcatggtttaattaataaaacatgtgTATATTATTTCACTTACTGGGTATTCCTTTGCGCACATATCTTTTCACAGTATTCGTGCGTTTGACCGACTTTCCTTCTCCAACTAAAACAGACCATTTTTGAGCCCTGGAGGCCAAAACTTTGAGATAAACAGACATGAACTCTTCATAGCTCTCGTAATCAAAATCTTCATGTCTTTCAAAGCCATATTCATCCACTGtgctaaaatttaataattatgtcaatatatattaaactacaAGCATTGTAATACTTTAGTTTATTGTTACCTGAAACTGGAGTGAGccatttttgttattgtttgtcttactataaattattgtgctttaataaaaaaatacataatgtaagaataataatatttacaaaatcgcTGTAGTATTATATTTAGCAACGCCCCCAAAACACCCCATTCGAGTACTATGAACTTATCAGTCTAGATCATACATGACAGAAATGAGAATGAAGTTGAATGAATGTAtgtaacagataaaatataattattagctaAAGAAGTTTCAATACACGCATGTCGCATaacatatgttatattttgttacatacaTTCCAGATTAAGTTTATGTGCAATAATGGTTATCTATTATCAAAGGAAATtctatttttagtgaatttaacATTGTAATTGTAATCCAATCGCGGCTGTAAGGAACAATGATTTTgcctttgaataaattatttaaaaaaatgtaattaatcaaaatgacagctatattttttgattgataACAAATATCAAGAATTGAAACTTTaaagtgtttatatttaaataattcatgaaattgtttaatgaatattatattcaagtGGTTTATTAATTAGATAAGTACTtacttgtatttgtaattatggGTCCACCACCTGTAGTTACTGGTATTTCTCCAAAAGAAGGACCTCCAGGAACGAGAGTGACTATTAGGGGGGAGTTTTTAGGTTCTTCTGCTATAGATTTAATAGgtaggtaaatataaaattctttattatttttttatcctgttgtataattgatttataaccaaacttttttattaattttaggttTAAAGATTTGTGGGTGTGAGTGCCTGCTTTCAGCAGAATGGAAAAGTAAAAATAAGATAGTAGCAAGATCTGGTCCCTGTAAGGGTCGTGGTGACATAATAGTTACAACCAAGTCTGGTGGAGAGGGAACATCCACTGTACAATTTAGAGGTATGtcactttaaaattactcaCCCCTACAATGTACATTTTTGAGTGTAAAATTAATACATGCAAGTTTTTAGGATACCATGAATCAATAGGCCCAGTAAAGGAAAGTGCAGTATGGGTAGAAGAAGCAGCTCCCCCATCTTTACCCTGGGGAAGGAGACCAATGTCACCCACAGCATACACCCCTCCTGACCCACTTGGCCTGTCAACAGAAGGGGATGATTGTAAATTTCCAGAGGAAGAGCTGCATGAGCTATTTCCAGATAGGTAAGAAAAGTTCAAAGAAACTTTCTCACAAATGTATAACCTGGAGTTCCAATAATAACACAGTAATTTTTTAAACtccaaaaaaaacaaaattttaacacaGACACTGTTTCATATTAAACTGTGTCTGCTGTTGCACAGACCAACAATCACTGCcttaagaaaatttaatgacTACCCATCAGTACAACAAATACTAACTACTAGTTTATCATCCATCATCTAGTATTAAAATGGTGTCaacatattttatgtacaacAATAATCATACTAACATTGAACAGAATTTACAACAATCTATAATAAACCATACAAACACAGTAATAAAacatttgctttttttatagAGTATAACAAAATCTAAACAACTAGAATTAAATATAGCTAATTAACCCTTAATTCTATTTGTTTCAGTTCAGGAAAACTTTGTGATGAAAATTTTCAACCAGGCTGGTATCTTCTTGAACATCATAGTAATACATCTTTTGAGGATTTAAAAGCAGGGATGGTGTTCTTACAGAGaaaggtatatttttgttttattatgctGTTCTGAACATAGATTGGTTCCTATGTTATTATTAGCCGGCTGACCTAATATCTTACTCATAAATtaagagttttatttatatatttaatatcaccaTGGACACATTTGCTTCACTATCTAATTGGGTTACAATTCAAACAAACTGggcacaaaaaacaaaaaaatatttaaatctaccCAACCAGCTTCATAAATCATTCAGTGACAAAAATACAaacagaataatataatatctatattaagttTGTTCTCAATGAAATACCTGTACTGAACTGCTATTTCCATATTTTCCCCTATAACTAAAACTTCAGCTTATGTAAGGAGTGGAAATAACAATCTTAGTATTAGGttctaaattgtaattttactttaagtaaAGACTTTAATGGTCTTTAAAagtgttgaaaatatattacaattgttaCTTAGTAAGGGTAAAAAAGGCttcaaatgaaatgaattaaaattatcacataaataaaagaaaaaattagaGTATAAAATACTCTGCATACCCAAACTAGGGCCACAACTCACAAGCCAATATCCACGACTAGGGTTCTCTTTCTAATTTTCCTATACATACTTTAATTTTAGGTTGAGGGTCAAAAAGAAGGGCAGCTAAGCTTTCTTAAAGCCAACACTGGAGCGGTTATGGATCAATTAGATAGACTTGTTTTGTTGAAGAATATGTATGAAGATGATCAAAGGAAGAATGGCAAGGAACCTCTGCCCAGCTTACAAGCAGCAATTGAAGGTCTGTATAAAGTGTTTGATTTTGATGGTCTTTTCAGTAGCTATAAGGTCTCAGAAAAAGGGGCATAAGTTTGAACCCTGGTTGTCTGATATCAGAATCActcttaattattttgatgatattattaAGTATGAAATTCATCAATACTctttaatcttaatattattttttttcatgttataattgtatatttctaAACATACTATTATGTTCGATTGTGATGTTATGTATTTTGTACCAATGTGTTGATATgagataaaatatgaatgaattgatgtttttattcattttgtatatttctagAATCAATAACTCTCGCTGATTCTCTGTTCTCTGAGATTCTGTCGCGTAAGGAGAATGCTGATAAGACTCGTGAGGCGCTATCCCTTCTCACGAGACATAAATTCCTCTTCCAATTGCCGGCGTCTATCGACAAGAACATACGGAAGAAGGAATACGACTTGGTAGTTAATGACTACACGAGGGTGAAAAATTTATTTGGTAATACTGATGttaaggtaattattattaattacaagatACTATTCTATATGTAACAAGTGCACAGAAGTTTCAATTAAAGCTAGCATTGGCTGATGGTTTTACTCtgattaaatttggaatataaatatgttatatagattaaagtaagtcttatttaataaaacagacaatcaaaattttttataaagtattggCTTATATTGGCAGTCTAATATCATTAAAACCTCACCTTAAATAGtatgaacataaattatttattttagagctaCAGTCTCTTTTATTCTTAACATCCATAcacaatagaaaatatttgatatatgtgaatattattgtatttcagCTTTTTCAAAAAATACTCGATGAAATTGATAAGAAAATAGAAGACTTGAAAGAGAACTTACACACCAGAATGAAAACAATGCCCATAAATGTCCAAGagcaaactaaatatataaggtaaatgaaacgtttttttttcaacttttaacattttgttttgaCTTGTCTAAATTCCATTGACTTGTCGGTCTACCAAAGGATTTGCCTTTGGTACGTGTGACCTAGTGAAATTAGTTTTTAGGATTTTCTTACATGTGTCTACGATTTGTCTTGCTTAAACCCGTGCGTATCGACCAATGATGTGCGAGTATTTCGTTCCCTAGGAGTTCGACTCGTGGAATAGATTATAGTAGTTTTTCTGATATACTGGCTTCAATCATGATTATAAAATTTGCGCTATTATTTAGCCCGAAGCGATCTTTCGAGAGAGTTGCACCCGTCGCGAATTTGTGCTGACTGGTAGTAGAACAACTTCTATTGTATACTACACAAGTTTTCTCGATCCACCTGCATTCTACTCAAAGTCTTTCGTCTATTAAAATGTGGacagtaataaaaaagttttaatagcgataaaaatataacataaaataaataacaagttttacgtattgttatttatttctctaTAAGTGCTCTGAAACCTTATACATAACATAACGGTTAAATactaaatgaataataaatttcacGGGATATTGTTGTTCTGTTATAGATTGCTGATTAGTTTGAACTGGGAGGGCGATGCCGCTTGGGTCGCAATCACCACTCGCAAGGACTACCTGATGAATCTGCTGAATAAAGTAAAGGACCACTTCAAACAGAAGGAAGAACAAGAATTGGGAGATAAAAGTAATTTCAATATcaagaaaatatagtaaaacctCCTCCTCCATATCGAAGCATTAAATTATGTACCTAATTCAATCTAAACATTATGGACAGATACATActcaataattcatttaaattcagGCCGACCGTGTTGGAACAGATCaacttcatataaatatataataaataaataaatatgagacaacatcacatacattactctgatcccaatgtaagtagctaaagcacttgtgttatggaaatcagaagtaacgacgataccacaaacacccagacccatgacaacatagaaaacttatggtaatctacatcgactcggccgggaatcgaacccgggacctcagagtggcgtacccatgaaaaccggtgtacagatcactcgaccacggaggtcgtcatatatatgtatagtacgacacaaattagatgtagcatcggaaaatgcaatggaatgaaaataaaaccgattagtgccgatttacacaaccaatagaaatagctccctatcgcgccattcgacactattcgtcgctatagattcacgcgtcagagaaagcaagtgcatgtaaatcgacgcgtcaaattgacgaatatattaggtcatatgatattacaagttattacgtttgtgcaaaaaTCATaatcgcatgagaaataaatattgataatttgggatagcatactcaattcggatgtgatcggttttacgaattttgccgatgcgacatctaagttgtgtcgtactatatacatTTGCCAAGGCCGGCGCAAGGCGCGGGAGGGCGAGGGCGAGGGCTCGTGGAGCGCCGTGCGCGCGGGCGCGTGCGCGGCGGCGTGCGGCGCGCTGGCGGCCGAGCTGCACGCGCTGTGGCCGCTCGCGCGACGCTACTTCGCCGGCGAGCTGGCCGGCGCGCCCAGCGACCCGCAGCGCCACGCCGACCTCAAGGTGACCTTGAATACATTCTATCATCTGATGATCTCTGCCAgacctgtttttattttaataggagACTTAAACTTACGAGACACTTGATATCACATAAAATTAGGCCGAATGATATAATTCTTACATTCGCGTTCTccgaacgcgtacatcttaaccgatgaatgcgggttcaaacccaggcaagcaccactatatatatgtgtttacaatccatctcgtgctcggcggtgaaggaaaacatcgtaaagaaacctgcatgtgtctaatttcatcgaaattctgccacacgtgcattccaccaacccgcattggaacagcgtggtggaatatgttccaaaccctctccttaatggaagaggaggccttatcccagcagtgggaaatgtacaggctgttactttactttatataattctcgATATTTATGCTAGAGTCGGTGGTTTTCTTAACAATCCTGTCCCACGGTATGTGTTTGCACGGCGTGCGGTGATAAAGCTACTGAGGGCTTGGGGCGGGGGGCGCGTTGCAGGAGATGATAACGTCGGCGGTGCAGCTGTTCTCGACGCACGTGCGCGCGTGCGTgctggcgggcggcgcggcggcgggcgcggacACGCTGCGCGCGCGCCTGCTCGCCAACCTGCGCAGTCTGCGGGAGGCCTACGAGTCGCTGCTCAAGCTCGACCTGCCCTCGCAGGTGACGCACCCATTACTCCTAGGAACACGTTCAATGATTCTATTGAAtgttacgcaaggcggcaggcaggagctggatgcgagtagccggagaaagaccacagtggcgtgcactgggaaagacctatgtccagcagtggacaaaaataggctgatgatgatgatgatgatgattgaatGTTTCATACGTTAAGAGTAgtccaagaacgatctcagtggcgtgcaatggaagaggcatatgtccagcagtggacggaaatgggctgatggatggatttCATACATCACGATAAAgacgataatttatttaaaaaaaaaaaagaaaataatttgctAACTAATGTTTTGCTCTTAATTCTTTCAGTTTTCGGTATTGCCATATGAGATAAACATTGAACAACAGTTgctcttaatgttgtcttaaattttcgcgattattacacatttaaataaaactagttattacggattttaatcgcgtatattagaCAGTCTACgcgggtagacagtctacccgtgaccacgaacgctgtaaagtgctcgaaacgtcgggatgtccaaaataattaatatacgcgattaaaatccgtaataactagttttatttatacagttgCTCTTATTTCATCTTTCAGACACGATGCTCTCACCGAAGATATTAATTAGTACCGTATTATTTACTTTGGTCTTCCTTGTTTGCAGCCCCTGAGTGTCGTGGAGAAAATTATTTTCGACTACCGCGTGCACGGGATGACCGTGTTCCTGCAACGAGCGCACAAGAGGGTGAAGGGGCTCGTCGACAAGGAGACTTGGAAGATACAGGAGTTTTCCGAATACGGTGCCATCACCGATCTGGTATGTTTTAAGTATTGCTGgtcgtttcatttttataattaaaatacacaccgtattatttcagaaatataaatatatacacatttataaaaatgtttcacttttatgatatatgatatCTAAATAGATTCTCAATACTTTTGTCTTAATAGTTGTTGTAAGAAATTGTTGATAATGGGACTTTACTCGTGTTTGTCCACGCCCTTGTGGCCTGTAAATTTTTCCAAACCGTTTTCACTGGGTGTGTGTGACGATCATCCATCCCATTACCAGTACcggaataaattttacaaaaagacCATTATAGTCCtcaataaagatttaattgCGCATTTGTTTCTTTTCTTAGGTCGGCTCACCATATTCTATTTCTTATCTCttctcttttatttaaatgttaactcATAGGATATGATAGGGATGCCGAAttcatttggtggtagggttcGTGCAAGCCCATCAAGAGAGGAGCCACCACATTAGAGATTCCGACATGTATATAACAATCTAATCAAATACTGCtctaaaaattatgatataaaaaataaacataatattaacaaactGGAATGACAAACATGAAAATGATTGAATAGGGTATTCGACGgtgtttaaaatagtactttaaaatgttttatatccccataaaaagttacaaaaaatatattttcgcataataaacactttttcttgcccgaaaatgaaattaaaaattaaacctttttatttatttatttttcaccacCGAAAGTACCCTATtagtttgtaaaatatttggtggtagggccttaAGCAAGTCCCTTGGGTAGCTACCACCTTCTCACCATATATACTACCGCCAAGCAGTAATACTTGGTATAGTACGTTCTGGCTAGAAGGGTGAGGGAGCCGGTGCAAcaacaggcataagggacataacattaaaatgttatggctattatgtcccttgttgaAAGTGTTGGGAGCTAAGGCTTTCAAGGTGGTGCAATGGTGTTGCAAGGAAATCTTACagtttatgggcggtggtgactatttaccatcatgtggccatTTTaccaagtttttttattatttttttgatacatTTCAGCCGCATTTGCTCGAAACGTACTTAATCGACGCGTTGTCTTCGATACACAAGTGCGTGTTCACGACCGGCCGGCGGGAGACGGCCCTGCTGATCGAAGGAAGCGAGCCATTGAATATTCTGCAAAAACACACGCAACAGATCCTATTGGCGTTTGTCAGTGTTCTACAAGAGCTCGCCTTGCAACACGACGATCAGGTAACTATGACAGCTactcaaaaaaatcaaaaatcaaaatctactttattcaagtgggcttttacaagcacttatgaatcgtcatttgttCGACACGCATCCAATAATACCACCTAAACTACAGGATTACACTCAGTAAAACAACCGTTGCAAGGTGAACTGACTATATTCacatttgaaagaaaaagcCCCTGTATGTAAACAGGGCAACCCTTATGTACTTTCCCGCGAACACAACGCTTGCGCGATTCAGAAATGAGCTGCCGTTGCTTACCGCCTATGACATATATGAAGATTCAGTTCAAAACTTCGCCAGCGCGATTCAGGATGATTCGTGACTTGTTTTAGTGACATACTATTTTATTGCatacattttatcttattttatattatattttattttaaacttatttattattttatgaatatttacataaaatgtgaGGCTTTaacatcatttaacaattaagtgaagctaccaccggttcggaaagtagattctaccgagaagaaccggcacgaaactcagtagttactctttttcacaatatttaaattatacaattatttaaatgaatatatcctgcctgggagtcaacaggtattatatataactgaaaatttaattgatttgtacTTGGTACTTaagcagtgtaactacaggcgcaagggataCAACACCAGTTCCTAAACAaggagatgtaaggaatgattaaaatttctaatcGTGTCAACTTCTATAATGCCAGCGACTACTATCGGATGGGCCATTCGCTTGCCCGCctacctatctcataaaaaagttcttgtattaaaaatttgggtaaaattcataatgttatttttcaaacaacCTCAGATATTCTCACGCAAGGGGAATAACGAGTGTGCAAGTATAACTAGTGACGCATGTCGTGTGACCCTATTTTTCAAAGTACCTCAGATATCCTCACGCAAGGGCGAGTAACGAGTGTGCGAGTATACTTAGCG
Protein-coding sequences here:
- the LOC124538504 gene encoding exocyst complex component 2, which codes for MGPPPVVTGISPKEGPPGTRVTIRGEFLGSSAIDLIGLKICGCECLLSAEWKSKNKIVARSGPCKGRGDIIVTTKSGGEGTSTVQFRGYHESIGPVKESAVWVEEAAPPSLPWGRRPMSPTAYTPPDPLGLSTEGDDCKFPEEELHELFPDSSGKLCDENFQPGWYLLEHHSNTSFEDLKAGMVFLQRKVEGQKEGQLSFLKANTGAVMDQLDRLVLLKNMYEDDQRKNGKEPLPSLQAAIEESITLADSLFSEILSRKENADKTREALSLLTRHKFLFQLPASIDKNIRKKEYDLVVNDYTRVKNLFGNTDVKLFQKILDEIDKKIEDLKENLHTRMKTMPINVQEQTKYIRLLISLNWEGDAAWVAITTRKDYLMNLLNKVKDHFKQKEEQELGDKSRRKAREGEGEGSWSAVRAGACAAACGALAAELHALWPLARRYFAGELAGAPSDPQRHADLKEMITSAVQLFSTHVRACVLAGGAAAGADTLRARLLANLRSLREAYESLLKLDLPSQPLSVVEKIIFDYRVHGMTVFLQRAHKRVKGLVDKETWKIQEFSEYGAITDLPHLLETYLIDALSSIHKCVFTTGRRETALLIEGSEPLNILQKHTQQILLAFVSVLQELALQHDDQDFNNTSLSVALDQPLVAAGGGARSWQQRLLIAAANAAYARRVTLPRVAAAFEGFEFPTPVVALQTTKDALSNLESSIAETYLEHKGDPLVGTIEPSMYMGRHKIDPDAIVDDARPYVYEIINNLIAVHAEVDSICGAACSRYVSDICETVCEEVSRLVAGAPPPARAPAFRARLEATLLRLATAAHLTRKAENYLAETIASIPPLETEEEKKRMDMLIQDFKKRMELQLASLNCNMETV